A genomic stretch from Komagataeibacter xylinus includes:
- a CDS encoding SDR family NAD(P)-dependent oxidoreductase, giving the protein MTDSKRFGGKVTLVTGAAGNIGLATAQRLAAVGSAIALLDLAGEKLDEAVRTVAAAGVTARGYGCDVTDAAGVQAVVDQVAADFGQIDFLFNNAGYQGAFAPVQDYPVEDFAHVMTINVCGAFHVLRAVSRHMVARKFGRIVNTASMAGVGGPPNMAAYGASKFAIIGLTQTASKDLAPYNIRVNAISPAFMGPGFMWDRQVELQAAVGSQYFSTDPKVVAEQMINSVPMRRYGNIKEIPGVVEFLLGDDSSYMTGVNLPIAGGIL; this is encoded by the coding sequence ATGACAGATAGCAAACGGTTTGGCGGCAAGGTCACGCTGGTAACAGGGGCTGCAGGCAATATCGGCCTGGCCACGGCGCAGCGGCTGGCGGCGGTGGGCTCGGCCATCGCACTGCTCGACCTTGCGGGCGAGAAACTTGACGAAGCCGTGCGCACGGTGGCGGCTGCCGGGGTTACGGCACGCGGCTATGGCTGCGACGTGACGGATGCGGCAGGCGTGCAGGCGGTGGTGGACCAGGTGGCGGCTGATTTTGGCCAGATCGACTTTCTGTTCAACAATGCGGGCTATCAGGGAGCCTTCGCGCCGGTGCAGGATTACCCGGTGGAGGATTTTGCGCACGTCATGACCATTAATGTCTGTGGCGCGTTTCATGTGCTGCGCGCGGTCTCGCGCCATATGGTGGCGCGCAAATTCGGCCGTATCGTGAACACGGCCAGCATGGCGGGTGTGGGTGGCCCGCCGAACATGGCCGCTTATGGAGCCTCGAAATTCGCCATTATCGGCCTGACCCAGACAGCCTCGAAAGATCTGGCACCCTATAATATCCGGGTCAATGCCATCAGCCCCGCCTTCATGGGGCCCGGCTTCATGTGGGACCGGCAGGTGGAACTGCAGGCGGCTGTGGGTAGCCAGTATTTCTCGACGGACCCCAAGGTCGTGGCCGAGCAGATGATCAATTCCGTGCCGATGCGCCGTTATGGTAACATCAAGGAAATTCCCGGCGTGGTGGAATTCCTGCTTGGTGATGATTCCAGCTACATGACTGGCGTCAACCTGCCAATTGCAGGCGGTATCCTGTAA
- a CDS encoding TonB-dependent siderophore receptor, translating into MSLRTLCLTTICASSLLAGGYGPAVFMAEAQAADQPGVTADDTDKTGAPSARKKNGEAAPRPTSDATAETSRHEDMVVTAARRNRMYVSSGGDLGALGNKKGLDVPFNIRSYNSSLILNQQSQTLGDVLLNDPTVRTTMGYGNYAQLFQIRGFTLYGDDVAIDGLYGVTPRQLVSPQLYDSVQVLNGASAFLNGAAPGGSALGGNVNLIPKRAGATDITRITGDYTSSGQGGGAFDVSRRFGRNHAFGLRFNAAGLDGETPIRGERRDDVALGLAFDWHDDDTRIDMNMNYQKQQVFGGRSAIIVTGLPAGTSVPRTTAPSANWGQRWAYTDLTYLFGTLNIEHDFGSHITTYAKFGAQSGNEMGDYATTTLSNAASGDGSVGAMTDAYNVMNEATQAGVRARVNTGPIHHEINAGGSAIWEATNAAYTWGPSVAGNIYQPTQFRPVENYPPGGNIADPGRTAWNKLYSLFLSDTMTFWHNRIALTGGFRYQDILSDSFDYDTAKLTTHYDAAAFSPIIGLVIHPVSHMALYFNRIQGLSAGTTVGSGYVNQGQVFTPYQTTQYEVGAKYDVGRFAAGVAFFQTAMPYGMSEAYGTTGQSIYTQDGRQRNRGMELTFNGEILRGLRFNGGLTLIDAKQVHTASGQYDGKTVIGVPNYSINGNLEYDVPFVKGLTLVGRVINTGKQQFNNANTAHLPVWSRFDLGARYTFLAAKKPLTARFEVDNVGNQRYWASVYQGYMVMGDPQTFKFSISADL; encoded by the coding sequence ATGAGTCTTCGCACCCTGTGCCTGACCACGATCTGCGCCTCCTCGCTACTGGCGGGGGGCTATGGCCCGGCGGTTTTCATGGCTGAGGCACAGGCTGCGGACCAGCCCGGTGTTACGGCGGATGATACGGACAAAACCGGTGCCCCGTCGGCCCGGAAAAAGAACGGTGAGGCCGCCCCACGCCCCACGTCCGATGCGACTGCTGAAACATCGCGGCACGAGGACATGGTCGTGACCGCCGCGCGCCGTAACCGCATGTATGTCAGCAGCGGGGGCGACCTTGGCGCGTTGGGCAACAAGAAGGGGCTGGATGTGCCCTTCAACATCCGCAGCTACAATTCCAGCCTGATCCTCAACCAGCAGTCACAGACGCTGGGCGATGTGCTGCTCAATGATCCCACCGTGCGCACGACCATGGGCTACGGCAACTACGCCCAGCTGTTCCAGATCCGTGGTTTTACGCTGTATGGCGATGATGTTGCGATTGATGGCCTGTATGGCGTAACCCCGAGGCAGCTTGTCTCGCCCCAGCTTTATGATTCGGTACAGGTGCTCAACGGGGCCAGCGCGTTCCTCAATGGTGCGGCCCCCGGTGGCTCCGCACTCGGCGGCAATGTCAACCTCATACCCAAGCGGGCGGGGGCGACCGACATTACGCGTATTACCGGCGATTATACCAGTAGCGGGCAGGGGGGCGGGGCCTTCGATGTCAGCCGCCGCTTTGGCAGGAACCATGCCTTCGGGCTGCGCTTCAACGCGGCGGGGCTGGATGGCGAGACCCCGATCAGGGGCGAGCGTCGCGATGACGTGGCCCTTGGCCTCGCGTTTGACTGGCATGATGATGACACGCGCATCGACATGAACATGAACTACCAGAAGCAGCAGGTCTTTGGCGGGCGCAGCGCCATTATCGTGACCGGCCTGCCTGCGGGCACCAGCGTGCCCAGAACCACCGCGCCTTCGGCCAACTGGGGGCAGCGCTGGGCCTATACCGATCTGACCTATCTGTTCGGCACGCTGAATATTGAACATGACTTTGGCAGCCACATCACCACCTACGCCAAATTCGGTGCCCAGAGCGGCAACGAGATGGGTGATTACGCCACTACGACCCTGAGCAACGCAGCCTCCGGCGATGGCTCGGTGGGAGCCATGACCGATGCCTATAATGTCATGAACGAGGCCACGCAGGCCGGCGTGCGGGCACGGGTCAATACCGGCCCCATCCACCACGAGATCAATGCTGGTGGCTCGGCCATATGGGAGGCAACCAATGCGGCCTATACCTGGGGCCCGTCTGTTGCAGGCAATATCTATCAGCCCACGCAGTTCCGGCCGGTTGAAAACTATCCGCCCGGTGGCAACATTGCTGATCCGGGGCGCACGGCGTGGAACAAGCTGTACAGCTTGTTCCTGTCGGATACGATGACCTTCTGGCACAACCGGATCGCCCTGACCGGCGGGTTCCGGTACCAGGATATCCTGTCGGACTCATTTGATTACGATACCGCCAAGCTGACCACCCATTACGATGCGGCGGCCTTCTCGCCCATCATCGGGCTGGTCATTCATCCGGTCAGCCATATGGCGCTTTACTTCAACCGCATTCAGGGCCTATCGGCAGGCACGACGGTGGGGTCGGGCTACGTCAACCAGGGCCAGGTATTCACGCCTTACCAGACCACGCAGTATGAAGTCGGCGCCAAGTATGATGTGGGCCGCTTTGCCGCCGGTGTCGCCTTTTTCCAGACTGCCATGCCCTATGGCATGAGCGAGGCCTATGGCACGACCGGCCAGTCCATCTACACACAGGATGGCAGGCAGCGGAACCGGGGCATGGAACTGACCTTCAATGGCGAAATCCTGCGCGGGCTGCGCTTCAATGGCGGCCTGACGCTGATCGATGCCAAGCAGGTGCATACCGCCAGCGGCCAGTATGATGGCAAGACGGTTATCGGCGTGCCCAACTACAGCATCAACGGCAACCTTGAATATGACGTGCCGTTCGTAAAAGGGCTGACGCTGGTTGGGCGCGTGATCAATACCGGCAAGCAGCAGTTCAACAATGCCAACACGGCGCACCTGCCGGTCTGGTCACGCTTCGACCTTGGAGCGCGTTATACGTTCCTCGCCGCCAAAAAGCCGCTTACGGCCCGTTTTGAGGTCGATAACGTGGGCAACCAGCGCTACTGGGCCTCGGTCTATCAGGGGTATATGGTCATGGGGGATCCGCAGACCTTCAAATTCTCCATCAGCGCCGATCTCTGA